In the genome of Anaerolineaceae bacterium oral taxon 439, the window TAATATGGAGCCAATGGCTGAAACAATGGAGGCCTACGATTCTATATGGTATGTTGGCGCGCAGGCCAAAGAATCCGGCGTTATGTGTGCTCAGGCGCTGATTAATTACTGGAATGAAAACAAAGGAATCGCCGATAAAAATGGTGATAATATCCTGCAACTCGTTATTCTCCAAGGAGAAATCGGTCAACAGGACGTTATTCTCCGTACGGAAGCTTATGAAGAAACATTAACTGAACAGGGAATAGATTATGAGATAATTGCTATCGATACGGCAAACTGGGATAAAGCTCAGGCTCTTGACAAAATGAACGCATGGATTACGGCGTTCGGAATCGACGGTGTCGAAGGCGTTTTGGCCAATAACGACAGCATGGCAATGGGAGCAGTCCAGGCTGCGCTGAATAATGGGTACAATAAAGGGGATCCCAATAAGTTTATTCCCATCGTCGGAATCGACGCGACAATCGAAGCGCTTCAAGCGATGAAAGCCGGATCATTACTTGGAACCGTTCTAAACGATCGTACAAGCCAATCCATAGCAGTTGTAAATATCTTAAAAGCAATCGGAAATGGAGAAACCATTATTGATGCTGAGACAGTTGGCGTAAGCAGTAAGATCGAAGGAAATTATATTTGGATTCCATATGAAATCGTAAATCAGGATAACTTAGAAGAGACTTTAGAGCTGATGCTGGAATTTAACTAAAGCCCTACCATATCGTTCTCCCATATGCCTTATAGAAGGCACATGGGAGAATAAGAAAAGCAGCACAATCTTTCAAACTTTGTCAACGAGGGTTTCATGAGTGTGAATCGGCTTGAAATAAGAGGAATCAGTAAGAGTTTTCCTGGCGTCAGAGCATTAGACAATATAGATTTAACTATAAAACCTGGCGTCGTGCATGCAATCGTTGGCGAAAACGGTGCTGGAAAATCAACCCTGATGAAGTGCCTGTTTGGAATTTACAAGCCTGATAAGGGAAAAATTCTTATCGACGGCAGCGAAGCGATCATAGATTCGCCTGGAAAAGCGCTTCAACTTGGAATCGCTATGATTCATCAGGAATTGAACCCTATTCCATTCAGGAATATTATGGATAATATTTGGGTAGGCCGATTTCCAACAAGTGGAGTAGTCGTCGACGAAGTCAAAATGAGACAGAAGACGAAGGCGCTATTTGAAAGTCTTGACTTTGATATCAACCCGGATACATTAGCCCGAAAATTATCGATATCCCAGTTACAAGCAGTTGAAATTGCCAAGGCGATTTCGTATGACGCAAAGATTATTATTATGGATGAACCAACCTCGTCGTTAACTGACACTGAGACAGGGCATTTATTCAAACTCATTCGCAAATTAAAACATGAGAACCGATCTATCATTTACATCTCTCATAAGTTGGAAGAAATTTTTGAAATTGCTGATGAAATAACGGTCCTGCGTGACGGAATGAACGTCGGCGTCTGGAAAGCAAAAGAGATACAAATTGAAGAAGTCATCAAAAAAATGGTTGGGAGAACCATGCAGGAACGATTTCCGGCTCGAATTAGAACCACAAAACAAGACCTTCTGTTGGAAGTGGATTCGCTTAGCAGTGCCGACAGGAATTCGTTTTCTGACATAAGTTTCTGTCTATATAAAGGGGAGATATTGGGAATCGGAGGATTAGTCGGAGCGCAGCGAACCGAATTAATCGAATCTCTTTTTGGCCTGCACAAAATCGCTAAAGGAAGCATACGATTAAATGGAAAAGAGATCAAAAACCGCAATCCGGAAGAAGCAATTCAAAATAGATTTGCCCTATTAACAGAGGATCGTCGTGCCACAGGGATCGTGCCAATGTTATCCGTTGAAGAAAATACGCTAACGGTCGCATATAAAAAGATCGTAAAAAATTTTCCCGGTTTTTTCAGGCCTCAAACGTTAAAGACTATCGTAAAAGAAATATGCACAAAATTAAACATTCGAACGCCATCGCTCGAAACGCAGATCAGGAATTTATCAGGAGGAAACCAGCAGAAAGTTTTAATTGGAAGATGGCTTCTCGCGGAAAGCAAGATTCTGATCTTAGACGAACCAACTCGCGGCATTGATGTCGGATCAAAATATGAAATTTATAAAATTATGCAGGAGTTCGTCGAAAATGGGGCTTCTATTCTAATGGTCTCGTCTGAAATGCCGGAGCTTCTCGGCATGTCCGACAGAATCTTAGTCATGTGCGCAGGGAAGTTAACAGGGACACTAAATCATAGCAACGCATCTCAGGTTGAAGTCATGAAACTGGCAACAGCTTTTACACTTAGAAGGCAGGAGGAATCACGGTGAACTATCTGAATTCAATCAGCAGCAGGAAAATCAAACAATTCATCATAGACAAAGCATTAGTCTTAGTCCTCATTTTTATGATCCTCTTCATGGTGATAATTGAACCCACGTTCCTTCAGTGGCGTGTTATTAAAGACATCTTAACACAGTCTTCAGTTAAGCTTATTGTTGCTTTAGGTTTATTATTCCCGCTTTTGCTTGGCGGAACGGATCTGGCCGGCGGGCGGCAAGTCGGTTTAGCTGCCGTCATTGTCGCATCGATGAGCCAGCCACTACTAAATTCGCATCGCTTTTTCCCGAATCTCCCGGAATTGCCCATCCTGGTCCCCATCTTTACCGCCTTAACAATTACAGCCTTGATTGGACTGATCAATGGCCTGATGATTGCGAAACTGAAAATGGCACCTTTCATTGCAACCTACGGAATGGCAACAATCGTATATGGAATAAATTGTCTCTATTTCGCGAAACCGCCGAACCGCTAGCAGCCCATTGGGGGGATCCGAGACGACCTGACGTTTTTAAGTTCGTATAAAGTCTTTGGAGAATTCAGCTTATTGATCGTCATCGCGTTAATAGCTGCGGTACTTTGCTGGTTTTTACTGAATCGGACCGTTTTTGGAAAACATCTATATATTGTCGGCGGGAATTCAGAAGCGGCGAAAGTATCCGGCGTAAACGTCAGCAGCATCATCATCGCCGCTTTTATAATTGAGAGCTGTCTTGTCGGATTCGCTGGGATCCTTGAGGTTGCAAGAACCGGTGGAGCAAACAGTGCTTATGGATTCTCTTATGAATTCGATGCAATTTCATCTTGTGTCGTGGGCGGGGTATCCTTAAGCGGAGGAATCGGTAAAATTTCCGGCGTTATCATCGGAGTTATTATTTTCACAATCATAAGTTATGGCCTCGCCTTTATCGGTGTCAATCCGAACTGGCAATTAATTATTAAGGGCTTAATTATTTGCAGCGCTGTCGCTTTAGACATGAGAAAAAACGCATAAATCAAAAAAGAAAAGGATAATCTATGGAAAAGATCAAAATCAGTAATAGGCTCTCTCTCTCACGAATCGTACAAGGTTTTTGGAGGCTAACCGATTGGAATTACACTACCGACGAGCTGATAAGGTTTATGCATACGTGTATCGACATGGGAATTACAACTTTCGATACCGCTGAGATATACGGACGAACTGTATGCGAAACGCTCATGGGAAAAGCTTTTAAGAAGGATCCGACACTTATCAAGAGAATTGAGCTTGTTACAAAAACAGGGATCTTCGAGAAAGAAATTAGCGGGGAAAAAATCGGTTACTACAACACAAGGTATTCAAGAGTTATGCAATCCTGCAAAGAAAGTATAACTCGTTTAGGAATTGATAAAATCGATTTATACCTGATTCATCGAGAGGACCCATGCTTTAATCCCTGGGATACTGGACGCGCATTAGAGGAATTACAAAAGGAAGGGCTGGTTTTAGAAATTGGCGTATCAAACTTTGATCCATTTAAGTTCGAAGCGCTGAATGCTGCGGTAAACGGAAAATTAGTGACAAATCAGATTGAATGGAATCCGATTTGTTTCGAACATTTCAATTCGGGCATGATTGACTATTTAGCCATGAAAAAACTGCATCCAATGATCTGGTCACCACTTGCCGGGGGGAAGCTATTTGACAACAGTTGTCAACGCAGTCTCAATGTTATGAAAAAAGTAACTGAAATCGCCAAGAGGCATAATGCGCAAATAGAATCGATCCTTTATGCCTGGATTCTGTACCATCCTGTCGAGGCAATTCCGATCTCTGGAAGTCGAAACGTAGAACGAATCAGACGTGCTGTCAAAGGGCTCGATATAAAACTCGATCATGCAGAGTGGTATGAGCTTTATACAGCAAGCGGACAACAAACCTTACGCTAAGGAATCACGCGAGCGTTAAGGCTCAGGACGGATCGCTATAATCCTACCGAACGCACCTTTTCCGCGACCGCCTTCGCCAGCGGCAGCTGCGACAATTCAGAGATATGCATCCAATCCAGCTCGTTCGGCGACACAAACGGATTAATATCCAGCGCGTCGCATCCTTCTTCCGCGGCAAATCGCAGCATCCAGGGAACCATCGCCGCCGATTTCTCTGCGCAGCCCGGTCCCATATGTCCATAGACGGTTGGGACCGTCTCGATCCGCGGATCGATCTTCATCGGCGCCAGGACAAGGATCCGCGGTCCGTCACGCCAGACCGGAAGCTGCTTCGCTGTCTGGAGAAGAACGCGAAGCCCTTCCGCGATGTTATACCCTGTCGCAGCGAATCGCGCTTTACAGTCGTTCGTCCCCAGCATGAGGATCAGCAGGTCGATCGGCGAATTCGTCGATAGAACCGGACGCAACGTCGCCAACCCGCTCAGTCCTTCACAGAGCGGATCGTCAAAAACCGTCGTCCGCCCTGAGAGTCCCTCAGGGCGGACCTCATATCGATCCCCCAGGAGCGCTCCCAGCCGCGTCGTCCAGCGGACGTCGTCGTCAAACCGCCCGCCGGTTCGCGGATCGGCTCCATACGTATTTGAATCGCCATAGCAGACAACCCGGATTTTATTCATACGTTCACCCCCGAATCAATACTGCGAGCTCAACGATCCTCCGGATCGCCGCTCTCCCGATATAGCCCGAATTTCTTCCGAAGGACCGCCGATCGCGAGGCGATCCGGACCCATTTCGGCGACGGCGTCCCAACCACTTCGGCGTTCCGAATCGCAGCGCGCAGCTCCTCCGCCGTCGAAAACGGCGCCAACCGCAGCGCCATCCGCCCCAATTCAAACAGCCCATGCGCGTCGGAACCCGCCGTTCCGCAAAGGCTCCGCGCCTTCGCGAAGTTCGTCGCTTTCTCGTTCGCGTCTTTCGTATTCCGACCGTTCGCGATCTCAATCGCGTCTAAATATTCCTGATACCGGATCATCTCGTCTTCATACCAGCCATGCCGGCTGAACGAATACGGATGGGAAAGCGAGATAAACGCACCCTGATCGCGAAGACGCCGGAAAGCTTCGGCCGGCTCCAACCCGGCCGGGATTTCCTCTTCAACGAAAAAAGCTAAAATCTCGCCGCGCGTCGTCAATATTTCCTCGCCGACGATCACAAAATCCGGATACCGTTTCTGCAGCCGGATCGCTCCTTGAATCGAATTATGATCCGTGATGACCAGCTTCCCCAAATTCAGTTCATGCGCCCGCTCAATTAACGCGCTGAGCTTCGTGACCGAATCGGGGGAAAATTCGCTGTGTACATGAAAATCAACTAAAATTTTCAATTTATTGTTCTCCTGATAAATCGCTACCGAACCGGATTCACCGTATCGGTCGGACGCGGCGTCCTGGTTGGAACGAGCGTCGGCGTCGAGGTCAGCGTCGGCGTCGGCTGGCGCGTATCGGTCGGGCGCGGCGTCCGCGTCGCGGTCGGCGTCGCCGTATTCGTTGACGTATTCGTTGGCGTCCACGTCACGGTCGGCGTCAGCGTATCCGTTCCGGTCGGCGTAATCGTCGCTGTCAGCGTCACCGTTCCCGTTACTGTTGCGGTTCGCGTTGCCGTCGGCGTCCAGGTCCCGGTCGCGGGCGGTGTGTCCGTTGCCGTCGGGACTTCGCTCGCGGTCGCGGTCGGCGTTAGCGGCATTCCCTCGATAACGAACCCCTCGCTCATGAACCATTCCGACCCTAAGAAAACCTGCAATTCATACGCGCCGGGCAGCCAATCGTCCGGATCCTCCGGTTCGCAGGTCACAAAATTATATCCGCCAGTCGAAATATCCCAGACGACCGTCGATTCGCAAAGCGCTACCCGATCGTCCAGCCGCATCCAAACGAATGAGATCTGCGTCCCCAAAACGAGCTTATCGTACGAATAAAAACCGTTCAGTTTCCTCAACGGATTCATAAAACGAACCGAAGGCTCGATCGGGAAACCGTCATCGCCAATCTCCTCGGCGAATTGAATCGGACTGAAAAGGACCTCCGTTCCCGGATCGACCTGGCTGGTCGCCATCGCTCGAAGCGAATCCGGAAGCGCGGGCGTATTCGTAATCGACGGCGTTTCGGAAACCGTCGGCGAAAGCGTCATCGTCGGCGGCAGCGTTATCGTCGCAGTTTCGGTAATCGTCGGCGTCAGCGTGATCGTCGGCGACGGCGGGAAAACGGTATAAAACGCCGGCTCAGCGTAATTATTCAGCGCCCAGGACGCCCCGGCTAATACGATCGACATGATAATCAGCTTCCAGCCGCGCGCGATCGCTTCCTGACGCTTCCTGAAATAAACGAGTTTCAGTCCGCGCCGGAGCGTACTGATCCCCAGCAGGAACGCCAGAATCGATCCGAACAGGGCCAGAAAGAGCGCCGCGTTCACGCCGGAAATGACGTCGATATTCAGGTTTAAAACCCGCGTCCAGTCCATGCCCTGCATTATATCACGCAGAGGATCGCCGCCTTCTTCCCGGCCCGGGCGTTATCGTCCGATTAATTTCGGAACCAGATTTTCCTTATACACGAGAATTTCATAACCTTCGAAACGATCGACCTTCGCCGGTTCGCCGAAAAGCGTGATAATCGAATCTTCCGAAACGTCTAAATAGCCCCAATCGTCGAGAAGAACGAACGTATACGGCGCCTCCGAAAACCAGCCCGGCTTATAGAACCAGCGCTGTTCTTCAACGTAAACCGGAACCAGGTCTGAATCGCGATGCACCGTGATCGCGCGGATTTTAACCTGATCATGCGACGAAACCGTCACGCTCGATGCGTTCCAATAGTGCGCAAAACCAAAACGGTAGCCATTTTCCACCAGATACGCCGCAACCCGATCAAAGCGCGTATCCGGCCGTCCAAACGTAAGAGGCGGGAAATTCACTGCAATCAAAAGCGCCGCGACCAGCGCCAACCCGACCCGCATGGACAGCCAGCCGCCGATCCTCCGTTGCGGAATATTGCGGTGATTCACCCGGCGAACGATCAGGATTGCGGTAAAGACGGGCAGGAACGAAATATAGCGGGTAAACTCGGACGTCACCAATACGTCGGTAAAGACGCAGACCGCCGCCATGACCGCCATCGACAGCGCTAACAGGACGGCGAAAAGATCCTGATGCCGCCGCTTTAAATAAGCATAAATCGTTTCGATAACAACCAGCACCATCCCGATGATCAGGACGGCGGCCGCGATCCAGCGCAGCGTACTGAGCGCCGTAATCGGCGTCTGGCGCGTCGTCCCGTTCATGAGCTCCACGACGCCTTGGGCGAACCGATTCCAATTTATTCCGATCTGATCCAGCGCGGTGAAATTTTTCCTGGATAAGATCTGATTTTTAACCGCGCCGCCAACGCTGAAATATAACCGATCCAGTCCGACGCCGGCTCCGCTTCCAACCGAGGTCAGCGCGATGACCCGGACGCAGCGCATCCGCCCAAAACGCGGCGTCTCGTTCATCAATTCCCATCCGCAAAGCAAAACTACCGAAAGCACGGCGATCACGACGATCAGGAAATCGCCGGTGACCCCGATCGCGGTCACGATTAACAGCGCCGTCGCCCATCCCCAGGACGTTTTCCCGTCCGTCAGGATTCGCGCCGCAATCGCCATGATAACGAGCGCAGCTGCGAACGCGGCCGTATGACCGCGAAAATGGCCCGTCTTTTCGACCGTCGCGACAACCGCGATTCCATAATACAGCAGCGCGTCGAGCGGCGTCAGCGCGTCGACCCGATCGCGGAGCAGCAGCAGCCCGAACCAGAGAAACACCGTCAGGATCATCGCCTCCGCCAGAACGTACGCGAACGGCTGGACCCCAAGAAGCGCGGCGCTCAGCCCATAAAACGGGAGCTCGGTCGTCAGGAAGCTGATCCCTGTCAGGACCCAATCCTTCAGGAAAAAGTTCCCGCCGATCCAGTCCCGCCCCTCAAGGACATGATTCGCGAAATCAGAATTGATCGGGACCCTCGCCATCGTCGTAAAAGCCGTCAGCGCAATTCCAGCCAGCGCTGCTCCGACCAGCAGCCATTTACAAATCGGATGATGCAGGATGGACCTCATTTAACCATACCTCCGTTCGCTTTTCCGAATCCGTTTCGGGATGAATCAATTAATAGAATAGTCTACCGCCAATAATGAACGCCGCGGAATGATTCGCGGAATGTGCGTTACCTCCTTTTTTCGCCCGTCGGTGCGGCCGCTAAACGCCGGCGCGCGATCGATAAGCGATCCGCTTCGGTCTGTCTCAAATCGTCGTGCCCCCTGAGCTGACGATTTTCATGACGCCCGTTTCGCGTTTCACTCGCCGATTCCTGCGCCTTACCGAAAAAACGAAGACGGGAGGTTCGTTTTCGTGTATGATGACAGCATCAATGAGGAAAGGAAGGAGGAGGAAAAGCTTCATGAAAGTCAGCGTTGAAATCTCCGAAAATTATAAACCGCCTCGCGCGGTCATTTACGCGGACGCGATGACTGAGGAAATCCGAAAGATCATCGACTGGTTAGGGCAGAACGATACACTGCTGATCGGGCAGTTGGATGAACGGCTGGTCGTCATCAAGCCGGAAGAAGTTTACATGATCCGGATAGAGGAAGGGAACACGATTATCCATACTGAAACGGGAAAATATTATTCCGGGAAACGGCTTTATGAAATGATCCGCCTGCTTGGGCGTGGATTCATGCAGATTTCGAAGCAAACTATTATTAATCTTTCTTATATAAAAAGCGTGGAAGCCGGCTTCAGCGGTACGCTTCTTCTCAAGCTGAAGAACGGCCTTTCCGACTACGTGTCAAGAAAATACCTGCCGGAATTAAAAAAATATCTGGGAATCTGAGGAGAGATCATCATGAACAAAACTGTTAAAGAAGTGTTATCCAACACGTTTCAGTCGATCGGGTACGCCGCCGTCATATTCTGTGTCGTCGGGGTCATTTTTGACCTGATATTCAAAGGCAATCTGGTGAGGGAAAACTATACGTACACCAGAATGGCGGCCGGCATGTTCGTCATCGGGATCGGGTTCGGCGTTCCAACGCTCGTTTATAAGAATGAAAAGATACCGCTCCCGGTTCAGGGGCTGATCCATATGGGAATCGGCTGCGTCGTTATGACGATGACCGCGTTCGCTGTCGGCTGGATCCCGACCGATCAGGGAATCGGCGCCATCCTCTGGACGATCCTTGGAGAGATTGCCATCGCGCTCGTCATCTGGTTCATTATCTATCTGCATCAGAAAAAACTGGCAAACGAGATGAACCGCCGGATCAGCCAGATTGAAGTAAGCGGCCCCAATCATTTACGGTAAAAAAGGCAGGGAAAACTGAGCGGCAGGGGCTTCTCCCTGCCGTTTTTATATCGAAATTTTCTGAGCGGCGCCCGGACGCTCCGGTTTTATCGTAACGATCCGGTCACGGCATGATAAAATTCATTAACAACTGCGGAATCCTCTGCTCATCAGAAAAGCTTTCAATTTTCCGAATATAGTAGCGGCCGATGAAAACGGGAAAACCAGCGGAAAAACCGTCGCAGACCCAAACGAAAGAGGCGAACCATCATGAAAGAATTAACGATTCAGGACGTAAATATCAGCCCAATCCCGCTTTTTGCGGACGAATGGGCGTTGGTCACAGCAGGAACGAAAGAAACCGGATTTAACACGATGACGATCAGCTGGCGGCATGTCGGCGCAATCTGGGGCGCAAATCAGGGAATGCCGACCGCGACGATTTATATCCGCCCGCAGCGATACACGAAGGAATTCGTCGATCGCGAGCCGCTTTTCACGATTTCCTACCTTTCCGCCGATTACCGGAAGGAGCTCCTCTACCTGGGCGGTCGATCGGGCCGCGACGAGGATAAGGTCGCGAATTCAGGGTTGACACCCGTTTTCGGCGATGGGTTTACTTACTTTGCGGAAGCGAAAATGGTGCTGGTCTGCCGGAAGGTATACGCCGCGCCGATTTTGGAAAGCGGCTTTATGGACCGATCGATTATCGATGGAAATTATCCGCAACGCGATTATCATACGATGTATATCGGAGAAATCGTTAAAATCCTCGGAGTGGAAACGAGCGCGAACAGCCCGAAATAAACGCGTTGTGTTCCGCTGTTGACTGACGACGGTTTTTCATAAAAGGCGTAAAGGAATGAGATTGAAAGCGAGGACAAAATGAAAAAGTTGAGTTTCAATTTAGAGCTGGTTTTCCTGTTTGTCTGCGAGATCCTGATTGGGATCGTACTGCTGATCAACCCGATCGGATTCGCGAACCTGAGCATCCAGATTTTCGGTATCGCGCTGATTATCAGCGGTATTTTTTCCGGCATCGGCTATATCCGATCGGATCCCAGAAGAGCAATGCATGGATTAAAGTTGTTTAAAGCGCTTGCATTCATAATACTCGGAATTATCTGCTTCACGGGGCCGAACTGGTTCCTGGCGACGTTCCCGATCCTGACCGTCCTTTACGGGATTTTCATTCTTCTTGTCGGCCTCTTCAGGGTCCAATGGGCGGCGGACATGTTCCGGCTGAAGATGGAACGATGGTGGATCGCCGCGATCAGCGCGGTCCTCTCAATCCTGTTGGGATGTGTCATTATCCTGAACCCGTTCTTCGCGACCGCCGTGCTTTGGACCGTTACCGCGCTGACGCTGATCGTGTTCGGCGCTGTCGACTTGGTTTTCCTCCTGATTTCCGGATTCGGAAAAGAAGGGGAAAAGATTGTGTGAATTAAAAAGCCCAACGTGTTTGGATTCGTTGGGCTTTGACCATTTGCAGACCGGGCGCGAACCTCCGCGCTCATTTTTATTTCTCTAAAACGCCGAACGCAGATCGTCGCGCATCGCCAGCGCGGCTTTCCGCGAAGCGGCGGCGAATTCAATCCCCAGCTTCGGCGCGTCGGCGAATTCCGGATCCTTCCGCCAGGCGGCGATAATCCCGCGCGATGAATTTACGATACAGCCGACGCCGTCCTTATCGAAAAAGCCTTTCAGGTCAGCGCCTTTTCCCCCCTGTGCGCCGTAACCCGGAACGAGGAAAAACGTATGCGGAAGCTGCGCGCGGAGTTCGACGCCCTGAATCGGATGGGTCGCGCCGACGACCGCGCCGACGAGACTGTACCCGAACGCGCCGATATGGTCCTGCCCCCAGCGATGAACCAGGTCGGCGATCAGGCGATAAACCGGCCGCCCGTCGACGAGAAGATCCTGAAGCTCTGAGCTTGACGGGTTCGACGTCTTGACCAAAACGAAAAGCCCGCGATTCATAGCAGCGGCCGCCTTGACGAACGGCGCGATCCCGTCGGTTCCGAAGTAAGGATTGACCGTAATAAAATCCTCTTTCCAAAGATCGTAGGTTTCGCCCTCGACCTGCGTTCCGCCCAGGTGCGCGGCGTAGGCTTCGGCGGTCGAGGAAATATCGCCGCGCTTGACATCGCCAATTACGATAAGGCCCTTCTCTCTGGCGTATGCGACCGTTCGCAGGTATGCGTCGAGTCCGTCAAGCCCGTAGCGCTCGTACATGGCGATTTGCGGCTTGACGGCGGGAACGATATCCGCGACAGCGTCAATAATCGCGCGATTAAAGGCGAGGAAGCTTTCCGCGGCCGCCTTCGGCGTTTTTCCGTATCGATCGAAAGCCTCGAGCTTCAAACCCTCCGGAATCATGTTCATCGCCGGATCAAGTCCGACGACGGTCGGATTCGCTTTTTCGCGGATTGCGCAAATCAGTTGATCAATCATGATAAATAACCTTTCCGTCTATAATCGT includes:
- a CDS encoding flavin reductase gives rise to the protein MKELTIQDVNISPIPLFADEWALVTAGTKETGFNTMTISWRHVGAIWGANQGMPTATIYIRPQRYTKEFVDREPLFTISYLSADYRKELLYLGGRSGRDEDKVANSGLTPVFGDGFTYFAEAKMVLVCRKVYAAPILESGFMDRSIIDGNYPQRDYHTMYIGEIVKILGVETSANSPK
- a CDS encoding aldo/keto reductase, which produces MEKIKISNRLSLSRIVQGFWRLTDWNYTTDELIRFMHTCIDMGITTFDTAEIYGRTVCETLMGKAFKKDPTLIKRIELVTKTGIFEKEISGEKIGYYNTRYSRVMQSCKESITRLGIDKIDLYLIHREDPCFNPWDTGRALEELQKEGLVLEIGVSNFDPFKFEALNAAVNGKLVTNQIEWNPICFEHFNSGMIDYLAMKKLHPMIWSPLAGGKLFDNSCQRSLNVMKKVTEIAKRHNAQIESILYAWILYHPVEAIPISGSRNVERIRRAVKGLDIKLDHAEWYELYTASGQQTLR
- a CDS encoding orotidine 5'-phosphate decarboxylase yields the protein MIDQLICAIREKANPTVVGLDPAMNMIPEGLKLEAFDRYGKTPKAAAESFLAFNRAIIDAVADIVPAVKPQIAMYERYGLDGLDAYLRTVAYAREKGLIVIGDVKRGDISSTAEAYAAHLGGTQVEGETYDLWKEDFITVNPYFGTDGIAPFVKAAAAMNRGLFVLVKTSNPSSSELQDLLVDGRPVYRLIADLVHRWGQDHIGAFGYSLVGAVVGATHPIQGVELRAQLPHTFFLVPGYGAQGGKGADLKGFFDKDGVGCIVNSSRGIIAAWRKDPEFADAPKLGIEFAAASRKAALAMRDDLRSAF
- a CDS encoding LytTR family transcriptional regulator, translating into MKVSVEISENYKPPRAVIYADAMTEEIRKIIDWLGQNDTLLIGQLDERLVVIKPEEVYMIRIEEGNTIIHTETGKYYSGKRLYEMIRLLGRGFMQISKQTIINLSYIKSVEAGFSGTLLLKLKNGLSDYVSRKYLPELKKYLGI
- a CDS encoding sugar ABC transporter ATP-binding protein, which encodes MSVNRLEIRGISKSFPGVRALDNIDLTIKPGVVHAIVGENGAGKSTLMKCLFGIYKPDKGKILIDGSEAIIDSPGKALQLGIAMIHQELNPIPFRNIMDNIWVGRFPTSGVVVDEVKMRQKTKALFESLDFDINPDTLARKLSISQLQAVEIAKAISYDAKIIIMDEPTSSLTDTETGHLFKLIRKLKHENRSIIYISHKLEEIFEIADEITVLRDGMNVGVWKAKEIQIEEVIKKMVGRTMQERFPARIRTTKQDLLLEVDSLSSADRNSFSDISFCLYKGEILGIGGLVGAQRTELIESLFGLHKIAKGSIRLNGKEIKNRNPEEAIQNRFALLTEDRRATGIVPMLSVEENTLTVAYKKIVKNFPGFFRPQTLKTIVKEICTKLNIRTPSLETQIRNLSGGNQQKVLIGRWLLAESKILILDEPTRGIDVGSKYEIYKIMQEFVENGASILMVSSEMPELLGMSDRILVMCAGKLTGTLNHSNASQVEVMKLATAFTLRRQEESR
- a CDS encoding galactose ABC transporter substrate-binding protein — translated: MKRSLFFVAAFAVLIGMAAAPVHADKDINATVIWRAFDDQFQSGFRIIMEHEAEKIDGITLEMQDGENDVSKTTNKLEAALTKGADAIAVCAPDRLCTAELMKKADAENVPVVFFNMEPMAETMEAYDSIWYVGAQAKESGVMCAQALINYWNENKGIADKNGDNILQLVILQGEIGQQDVILRTEAYEETLTEQGIDYEIIAIDTANWDKAQALDKMNAWITAFGIDGVEGVLANNDSMAMGAVQAALNNGYNKGDPNKFIPIVGIDATIEALQAMKAGSLLGTVLNDRTSQSIAVVNILKAIGNGETIIDAETVGVSSKIEGNYIWIPYEIVNQDNLEETLELMLEFN